From the Apis cerana isolate GH-2021 linkage group LG3, AcerK_1.0, whole genome shotgun sequence genome, one window contains:
- the LOC107997278 gene encoding protein outspread isoform X4 → MSGGTAGVRGTGAECRKFAPNIFNKSKCSSCFKQKEEHSAEALECNRATRKISKCGYLFVAPGWDFSNPLNRTKRWQRRWFVLYDDGELTYSVDEHPETVPQARIDMTRVLEVAAAEDITGHPYSLAITSPEGVTFVKGTCREETRWWADVLQVYSRNKGRHKRNATFPGGQTTILQVTPTIRSNTPNPPRPRFNSCRSEPRSNTWISETSVPADLCASVFSSTPSLVTNSVVTTTSNTSMSNGNVVENSNDHRVTANVSPLRTSTPLENGGSTYITSVPSTSTMNGSVSSTVYTTTSTSTTVSSVNSLTEKPPIVPNEGRSSYKDQPASSASPPTRDKLRAEDKARRRMNQHGERTGTACSGEKLDDDACRRILLEHEREREGKLRDIAASLTQPRVRRSIKPRTSEPTRDVVDAANAAYQDKFVRGDPDGCGLDISGIRYSPTSELRVDLPAEDLLNIKKGWLMKQGLSKEWNKHWFVLRGCGLMYYRDPCAEDKGIMDGVIDLNTVTAVTPLQVARNYGFQTVAWDERGSTVLSAVTAGIRASWMSAIRRAANLPDPDNGNDSLTVCQDAQQDNTPQSPTASLTDRERDSSVVPSTSVTPRSVLFSSDEEYRTASEGGRRESGDWSEVPVSPPLVRNGDWPGGLKGSSWSDSANHEWSELPPSPPLTRTALSRVKARSRSSSRSRVYKRSCSSPLSSRRSTLDSVRSEDLMMACCELGEDEEQHNGHMQNSCLSSANESPLIVELLENQVSLLRDQLDQNQSHPSTLLVIIERQENEIESLKSQLNTARADFASAEKELSRLRQQKAEASIREKQVDELLSTIQRTEQQRNKDLEDLEKMKKMYNRDKEMLECKLLETEAILRETSERCEMLTKELASSHRTVEHLQSEITSLSNRLSQGIEENERLYSKVRELEDKGGLSSSKERGRSFDSLSDLTNIELDLDFNSLDKERIVEEYDELRSRFEKAILEIRAMRKELREAHAMQDALELEIFAHKQDAASVNETNQAQIQLMAARIQDLTNKLAASEKQVRNLKQKLTKAETRDKRRSLSLKGRESFQISQEMEDKLVDLENKICAIERGKSISAPASAGSSPKESSPNPKKEKRRDSKSLDRTRLRRKSLDSATSSEPMKVLIRLSTLETKVANVQENMASDAEKDSSECSEISAPSTSEVSLEIIARLKKLERVVSKSKRRLEKCLGSTQAEDKAEKCLREVNDILDSCLECKKNQGSAQVTESVGVVVSRLETILKDKLSELTKRRQTLEQNGQLDDREKMKLIAERVAFEFVVLRQIKCAIGRTFDRSAVLSELVETSQLASSLMRKIHGTKPKTYQNTSYIQYLTRVLANKLVLVGGVAATETVAKEVSAARNESLNFLLQKQREINEMVCRYKETKLRQLAEALAAETLSMSEQEDSNKQQATNSSKKLLEDRRIREAWALAQETVSKELVQAEVSHVIMRCGQMYEQNITSITDACLNFESAENVTLESWIDAAQSRLREEMEQSTRELSNVYEECLDQLKKSKSAIVESKYESRRLLTDYADVIAHKALIDARIELLQENTRQLTTPFPGETFVSSLIRNDDVLSSLLEADDQEFQSNPILGAEYSYLYQQFSKDCEDRISGSKRASKEQMKNVGQSLLYLEEDLVELGKRVREKLDENSENVSWPAKSATLITITDWSSVCEKCSQLREQIKKLSDHMNSVTCKQCDQLQKTIERITAEHNQELETLKRNQERDLMDIKGELDNQRQSLTSQYEQEAASLREKARKLEHRLNAMDSEHSAHVNELRAAYQRSMSAELDTDAETRKRYKEEIKQLRALCEKGLLAMENSHRRIISEMEEKHRQELENLRVEKEQALSEETQATLAALDAMRKAHEHEVQKEIAKFKQEFIKQMQAREDIGVLHKEHEEEMEEIKQEILSLSAKYSSKCVESAALEEKVGSLTKQLAQAQQHIMQLDARNKQLRAHLVLETNDSANDNVQMLRGRDNEIAESREEIHRLQQLKVAQQRPTAPAVAGRAATKPKNSNTRRRTASMPTILPSPASPRNPQLSPLQVRSLLCQLGKTFQRIGRRSTPPVLFCLRHASLFCTLFFFFFHFFFNFAYIFTLAA, encoded by the exons CCAGAGACAGTTCCTCAAGCGAGGATCGATATGACCCGCGTGTTGGAGGTTGCTGCTGCCGAGGATATAACCGGACATCCGTACAGTCTGGCGATCACCTCGCCGGAAGGAGTTACCTTCGTGAAGGGCACGTGCCGCGAGGAAACCAGATGGTGGGCCGATGTGCTTCAGGTCTACTCGAGGAACAAG GGCCGGCATAAGAGGAATGCGACGTTCCCCGGTGGACAGACCACCATTCTTCAGGTCACTCCTACGATCAGAA GTAACACGCCGAATCCACCTCGACCACGGTTCAATAGCTGCCGTTCAGAGCCCCGCAGCAACACATGGATCTCGGAAACGAGCGTCCCCGCAGACCTTTGCGCGTCAGTCTTCTCCTCCACGCCGTCTCTGGTGACCAACAGCGTGGTAACGACGACCAGCAACACGTCGATGAGCAACGGCAACGTGGTGGAGAACAGCAACGACCATCGTGTCACCGCCAACGTGTCACCCCTTAGAACCAGCACGCCTCTTGAGAACGGTGGCTCCACCTACATAACTTCCGTTCCATCCACCTCCACCATGAACGGGAGCGTGTCCAGCACCGTGTACACGACCACGTCGACCTCGACCACCGTGTCGTCCGTCAACTCGTTGACGGAGAAGCCACCGATCGTGCCCAACGAGGGTAGATCGAGCTACAAGGATCAACCAGCTAGCAGCGCCTCCCCCCCGACCAGAGACAAGCTTCGAGCGGAAGACAAGGCCAGACGCAGGATGAATCAGCACGGAGAACGAACCGGGACCGCCTGCTCTGGCGAGAAACTAG ACGATGACGCCTGTCGAAGGATTCTGTTGGAGcatgaaagagaaagagaaggaaagttGCGAGACATTGCCGCCTCCTTGACCCAGCCACGCGTCAGGAGGAGCATCAAGCCTAGGACGTCTGAGCCGACAAGGGATGTGGTGGATGCGGCCAATGCGGCCTATCAGGACAAATTT GTTAGAGGCGATCCGGATGGATGTGGCCTCGACATCTCCGGCATTCGATACTCTCCTACCTCCGAACTGAGGGTCGATCTACCCGCTgaagatttattaaacatcAAGAAAGGCTGGTTAATGAAACAAGGATTAAGTAAG GAATGGAATAAGCATTGGTTCGTGCTTCGCGGTTGCGGCCTCATGTACTACCGAGATCCCTGCGCGGAAGATAAGGGTATCATGGACGGTGTCATAGATCTGAATACCGTTACCGCCGTCACGCCCCTTCAAGTCGCAAGAAATTATGGATTCCAGACTGTG GCCTGGGACGAACGAGGATCTACCGTATTGTCCGCGGTGACCGCTGGTATACGAGCCAGTTGGATGTCGGCCATTCGGAGGGCTGCCAACTTACCAGATCCTGACAATGGCAACGATTCTCTGACGGTTTGTCAGGATGCGCAGCAAGATAACACCCCACAATCACCTACCGC ATCGCTGACAGACCGCGAAAGAGACTCCTCGGTCGTTCCTTCGACGTCAGTCACACCACGCTCAGTCCTGTTTTCCTCCGATGAAGAATATCGAACGGCATCCGAAGGCGGCAGAAGAGAGTCTGGTGATTGGTCCGAGGTCCCAGTATCGCCACCCTTGGTGAGAAACGGCGACTGGCCCGGTGGATTGAAGGGTTCCAGTTGGTCAGATTCGGCGAACCACGAGTGGTCGGAATTACCTCCATCGCCACCGTTGACTAGAACCGCTTTGTCCAGAGTGAAAGCTCGATCCAGATCAAGCTCCAGATCCAGAGTTTACAAGAGAAGTTGCAGCTCTCCCCTAAGCTCGAGAAGAAGCACGTTGGATAGCGTCAGGTCCGAGGATTTGATGATGGCCTGCTGCGAATTAGGAGAGGATGAGGAACAGCACAACGGGCACATGCAGAATAGTTGTCTGTCGAGCGCAAACGAGAGCCCATTAATAGTAGAATTGTTGGAGAATCAGGTGTCTTTGCTGCGTGATCAGTTAGATCAAAATCAGTCGCATCCAAGCACGCTTCTAGTCATTATCGAGCGTCAAGAGAACGAAATAGAAAGTTTAAAGTCGCAGCTGAACACGGCGAGAGCGGACTTCGCGAGTGCTGAGAAGGAACTGTCCAGGTTGAGGCAGCAAAAGGCCGAAGCTTCCATCAGAGAAAAACAGGTGGATGAATTATTGAGCACGATCCAGAGAACGGAGCAGCAGAGAAACAAGGATTTAGAAGATCTagagaagatgaagaagatgTACAACAGGGATAAGGAGATGTTGGAATGCAAGTTGCTGGAGACCGAAGCTATTCTTAGAGAGACCAGCGAGCGATGCGAAATGCTTACTAAAGAGTTGGCATCGAGTCATAGAACCGTCGAACATCTGCAGTCGGAGATAACCTCTTTGAGCAATAGATTATCTCAAG GAATAGAGGAGAACGAGCGTTTGTATAGCAAAGTTAGGGAACTGGAAGACAAAGGTGGGTTGTCTTCTTCGAAAGAACGAGGAAGAAGTTTTGATTCTCTCAGTGATTTGACGAACATTGAGCTGGATCTGGATTTCAATTCTCTCGACAAGGAAAG AATCGTGGAAGAATACGACGAACTTAGATCCCGTTTCGAGAAAGCTATCCTTGAGATACGCGCGATGCGCAAGGAGCTTCGCGAGGCGCACGCAATGCAGGATGCTTTGGAATTGGAGATTTTTGCTCACAAGCAGGACGCAGCTAGCGTGAACGAGACGAACCAAGCTCAGATTCAATTAATGGCAGCTAGGATCCAAGATTTGACCAATAAGCTTGCAGCCAGCGAGAAGCAAGTGAGGAATCTGAAGCAGAAACTGACAAAAGCGGAAACTAGGGACAAGAGGAGATCGTTGTCGTTGAAGGGTCGCGAGTCCTTCCAGATTTCTCAAGAGATGGAGGACAAGTTGGTGGATCTGGAGAACAAGATCTGTGCTATAGAGCGCGGGAAGAGCATCAGCGCGCCTGCGTCGGCGGGAAGCAGTCCGAAGGAGTCGAGTCCTAACccaaagaaggagaagaggagggatAGCAAGAGTCTAGACCGTACCAGATTAAGAAGAAAGTCGCTAGACAGTGCAACTAGTTCAGAACCGATGAAAGTGTTGATCAGACTCAGCACGTTGGAGACGAAGGTGGCAAACGTGCAAGAGAATATGGCGAGCGACGCAGAGAAAGACTCGAGCGAGTGCAGCGAGATAAGCGCGCCCTCGACAAGCGAGGTATCGTTGGAGATCATCGCCAGGTTGAAGAAATTGGAGAGAGTGGTGTCGAAGTCGAAGAGGAGGCTAGAGAAGTGTTTAGGCTCGACGCAAGCGGAGGACAAAGCGGAGAAGTGTTTGCGCGAGGTAAACGATATTTTGGACTCGTGTTTAGAATGTAAGAAAAACCAAGGTAGCGCTCAAGTGACCGAGTCAGTAGGCGTAGTGGTATCTAGACTAGAGACTATACTTAAAGATAAATTGAGCGAACTCACGAAGAGACGGCAGACGCTCGAGCAGAACGGCCAGCTGGACGATAGGGAGAAGATGAAGCTGATCGCGGAGAGAGTTGCGTTCGAGTTCGTAGTTCTGAGACAGATCAAGTGCGCGATCGGCCGTACATTCGACCGTAGTGCCGTTCTCAGTGAATTGGTCGAAACTAGTCAGCTTGCCTCAAGCTTAATGCGTAAGATTCACGGAACTAAGCCCAAAACGTACCAAAACACCAGTTACATTCAGTATCTTACTAGAGTGTTAGCTAATAAGTTAGTACTAGTAGGTGGCGTGGCCGCGACGGAGACGGTGGCCAAGGAGGTGTCCGCAGCTCGTAACGAGAGCTTGAACTTCTTGCTGCAGAAACAGCGCGAGATAAACGAGATGGTGTGCAGGTACAAGGAGACAAAGTTGAGACAGCTCGCCGAGGCACTGGCCGCCGAGACGTTGAGCATGTCGGAGCAAGAGGATTCGAACAAGCAACAGGCGACCAACTCGAGCAAAAAGTTGCTGGAGGATAGACGAATTCGCGAGGCGTGGGCGCTGGCCCAAGAAACGGTGAGCAAAGAGTTGGTGCAGGCGGAAGTGTCGCACGTGATCATGCGTTGCGGCCAGATGTACGAGCAAAATATCACTAGCATCACCGACGCTTGTCTCAACTTCGAGAGCGCGGAGAACGTAACGTTAGAATCTTGGATCGATGCGGCCCAATCGAGGCTGCGCGAGGAGATGGAACAGTCGACTCGCGAGCTGTCCAACGTGTACGAAGAATGCCTTGACCAGTTGAAGAAGAGCAAGTCGGCGATAGTCGAGTCGAAATACGAGTCGAGACGGTTGTTGACGGACTACGCGGACGTGATCGCGCACAAAGCTTTAATAGATGCCAGAATCGAGCTTCTTCAGGAGAACACGAGACAATTGACGACGCCCTTCCCTGGGGAGACTTTCGTATCTAGTCTAATCCGAAACGACGACGTTCTTTCGAGTCTGCTAGAGGCAGACGATCAAGAGTTCCAAAGCAATCCAATTCTCGGCGCGGAGTACAGTTACCTTTATCAGCAATTTAGCAAGGACTGCGAGGACAGGATATCCGGCTCGAAGCGCGCCTCGAAGGAGCAAATGAAGAACGTTGGCCAGAGTTTGCTCTATCTCGAGGAGGATTTGGTCGAGCTGGGCAAACGCGTTCGGGAGAAATTGGACGAGAACAGCGAGAATGTTTCGTGGCCGGCGAAATCGGCCACGTTGATTACCATTACAGACTGGTCGAGCGTGTGCGAGAAGTGCTCGCAGTTGCGCGagcagataaaaaaattgagcgACCATATGAACAGCGTGACTTGCAAACAGTGTGACCAATTGCAGAAAACTATCGAGAGGATAACGGCGGAGCATAATCAAGAGTTGGAGACGTTGAAGCGTAACCAGGAGAGGGATTTGATGGACATCAAGGGTGAATTGGACAATCAGAGGCAATCGTTGACCTCTCAATACGAGCAGGAAGCGGCCAGTTTGCGGGAGAAGGCGAGAAAATTGGAGCACAGGCTGAACGCAATGGACTCCGAGCACTCTGCTCACGTGAACGAACTTAGAGCCGCTTATCAAAGATCTATGAGCGCCGAATTGGATACAGACGCGGAAACGAGGAAGAGGTACAAAGAAGAGATCAAGCAACTGCGAGCGTTGTGCGAAAAGGGTTTGCTCGCTATGGAGAATTCTCACAGGCGCATCATTTCCGAGATGGAAGAGAAACACCGACAAGAGTTGGAAAATCTGAGGGTGGAGAAGGAGCAGGCGTTGTCGGAAGAGACTCAGGCCACTCTGGCGGCCCTGGACGCTATGAGGAAAGCTCACGAGCACGAGGTGCAGAAAGAAATAGCTAAATTCAAACAGGAATTTATTAAACAGATGCAGGCACGCGAGGACATTGGCGTGCTTCACAAGGAACacga GGAAGAGATGGAGGAGATCAAACAGGAAATTCTTTCCTTATCTGCCAAGTACTCCTCCAAGTGCGTAGAATCAGCAGCCTTGGAGGAAAAGGTAGGATCCCTAACCAAGCAGCTTGCTCAAGCGCAACAACACATTATGCAATTGGACGCGAGGAACAAACAGCTGAGGGCGCATCTCGTATTGGAAACGAACGACAGCGCGAACGACAACGTGCAAATGTTGAGGGGCAGGGACAACGAGATTGCCGAGTCGAGGGAAGAGATCCATCGACTGCAACAGTTGAAG GTGGCACAGCAGAGGCCGACGGCGCCGGCGGTGGCTGGCAGAGCAGCGACAAAACCGAAAAACAGCAACACTCGGAGGCGTACAGCTTCCATGCCGACAATCCTCCCGAGTCCCGCCTCACCCCGGAACCCCCAGCTCTCTCCGTTGCAGGTCCGTTCTCTTCTTTGCCAATTAGGAAAAACCTTCCAACGAATTGGTCGACGAAGCACTCCACCAGTTTTGTTTTGTCTCCGACACGCTTCCCTATTCTGCactttgttctttttcttttttcacttctTCTTTAACTTTGCTTACATCTTTACCTTGGCTGCTTAA